In the genome of Armatimonas rosea, the window GGACGCGAAGATGAAGGAATTTCCCTCGGACGTGAGCTTGCCGCGACATTATTTGTTGCTGGCTACGAAGAAGACGCTGCTCGGGCGGGGATGAATATCGCCAACCTGCTCTACCGTCAGGATAGGCACTCCGAAGCACTGGCAGAGTTCGATATCTGTTCAGAGGTCTTTGCCAGCCGAGCGAGCCGTGCGCTCCTGGCACGTGCTGAGGCCAATGCCGCCAACTGCCTCTCGTGTCTCGGACGGCTCGCGGAGGCACAGGAGCGTCTCACCCGTGCGCGCGAGGGCTTTCTTGCCGAAGGACTGGAGCCACTGGCCGCCATGGCCGAGGCGAACCAGGGCTACCTCCACTTTCTCGCGGGCAGCTATGGCCCTGCACTCACGGCCCTGAGCCATGCCCGCGCGGTATTTCAGGCAACAAGCGGGATGGAGCTCGAAGCCGCAAAGTGTACCGCCGACCGCGCCGATGTCTACCACGCCCTCCAGCTCCTCCCCGAAGCCAGCCACGACTACACCGAAGCACTCGCAGCGCTTGAGCTTCCCTACGAGGCAGCGCGGGCACGGCTCGGGCGGGCGAGTGTTCGGCTTGCTCTGGGAGAGACGGCACTCGCCCTCAATGACCTCGAGGGCGCAGAGCTGACCTTTCGCGCTCAGAAAAACCACTTCTTCCTGGGGAGAATCGCACTGCTTCGAGCGCAGGTCACCGGCGAAGTACGGGAGGCACAGAAAGCGGTGCGCCTCTTCGTCCGCTCCGGGCAACAGGGCTGGGCGGCGGAGGCAAGGCTGCTTCTTGCGGGTGATTCCCCCCGCAAGCTCCTGGCGATTGTACGCACGGCCAAAAATTGGTCGCGTGGCTGGCTGGAGTGCCGCGCGTGGCGAGCCCTGGCATCGGTCTACGCACAACGGGGAAAGCCAAACGACGCGATCCAGGCACGACGCGAGGCAGTAACTGTCTTTGAGTCCGTACGCACCCAGCTCGCCGCCCCCGAAGAGCTCCATGTCTCCTTCCTAACAGATAAAGCCCAGCTCTACATGGAGCTGATCGATGCGCTCCTGGAGCGAGGGCGCACCGCGGATCGGGCAGAGGCGCTGCTTGTCCTAGAGCGCTCCCGCTCCCGGCTGGTCTTGGAGCGCTTGGCGCAGGCAGCCCCTAGTGCGCTCCCCACCTCCGAGCGCCTGGCAAGGCTTCGCCACGAGCTGAGCGAGGCTTACCAGCGCCTCAATGGATTTCCCGACGAGTCGCGCCGTTTTGGGGGCGTTCCGACAACCGAAGCCCTCCGTGCACTGGAGGAGACCTACCACCAAGCTCTGCATGAGGAGGAACTCCACCAGAGTGCTACCCTCCCCACGACCGCCCTCACGATCCAGCTGGACACGCTGGCACTCAAGCCCGATGAGGCGCTTATCGCCTACTACGGAACCGCCGACTTCGTTCATGCCTTTGTCTTGCGTGCGGGAGAGCCCATCGCCTTTCTGCCCAAGCTCTGCCCCCAGCGCGCACTCGTCCTTGCTGGTCGGCGGCTACGCTTCCATCTCCAGCGCCCTCGCACTTCCGGAGTGGGTGAGGTGGAGAGCATCTTAGGCGAGCTTTACGACCTAATCTTTCGCCCCCTTAAACCTCTTCTCTCAAACAAAGAGAAGCTGGTGTTCGTGCCGCACTCAAGTGTCCAAGGGCTCCCACTCGCGGCCCTCTGGGATGGTGTCGAGCCACTCACCGAGCGCTTCGAGTGCACCCTGGCCACGGGAATCGCGCTGTGGAAGGAGCGCGAGCCGCTCTCGTCACCACATGACGCGGAAGTACTGGTGATGGGCTTAGATGCCCCAGAGATCCCTGCTGCCCTCGATGAGGCACGGCAAGTTGCGGCGTGCTTCTCGGACCCCCACCTATGCCTTGGGGAAGCAGCAACAGGCGAAGCGTTCACGCGCCTTGCGCCGCACTGCCAAATCATTCACTTGGCGACGCACGCTCTGTTCCGTGCAGACAACCCACTATTCTCAGGCTTGCAGCTTGCCGATGGCTGGCTTCTAGCCCACGACCTCTACGGATTGAGGCTATCCGCACAAACCGTCACCCTCTCGGCCTGCCAAACCGGTCTGGCAACAACCGTTGGGGGAAGCGAGTCATTTGGGCTGGTTCGTGCGTTCTTGGCTGCGGGGGCACAGTCAATTGTCGCAAGCCTCTGGAATGCCGATGATGCTACCACACGTTTGTTGATGGAGAGATTTTATGAGCAAGTTAAACAAGGACATACCCCTTCGGGAGCACTGCGAAGTGCCCAGCAAGCGATTCGCATGCACTTCCCACACCCCTACCACTGGGCAGCCTTTCAGGTGTTCTGTGGCTAAGCCCTCGCTTGCTCTTGGCCTACTTGCCCTGGTCGCGCTCGTGTCGGGTTGCGGGGGCGGAGGAGCCTCACCCAGTCCCACACCCACACCGACTCCAACACCTCCAGCGGGAAATCGGAGTACGGTTCTGGTACGCCCCCAGACAGGTGTCTCCATCACAGCTCTCGCAAGCCGCTACGGGGCCACAGTTGAGGAGCAGGTTCCGGGAAGCAATATCTACGCTCTGATCGGAAGCGACGACCTCAAGACACGTCTCTCCAGTGACTCCGAGGTGCTCTCCGCCGAGGACGACGATGAAGTACTAGCTCCCGAACCTGCCAATGGTGATCCGTTCCACTTCCCCACCGACTTCCAGGCAGACCCACTAACCAGCTTCGATACCAACCTGCGCGGAATGATCGACGCTCCTCCCGGCTCGTTTGGCCGAGGACGGGCCGGGGGAGCTCCCATCATTGTCGCGGTTCTGGATACGGGTGTCTCACGAGCGCACCCGGCCCTCCAAGGTCGGCTATTGCCTGGCTACAACGGGATTACGGGTAGCAGTGACGAAGGCGAGGTCGCCGATGGAACCCACAATCGCGGGATGGGGCATGGCACGATGGTTGCGGGGGTTATCGCACGCCTGGCTCCCGACGCCAAGATTCTCCCGATTCGTGTCCTCAATGCCGATGGCGTGGGCTCGCTTCTCTCCATCACCAAAGGAATCGAGTACGCGCTTGCCAATGGCGCACGGGTGATCAACCTAAGCTGTGGGATCGGGCGGCGCTCCGACGTGCTCGATGATGTGTTTAGTGGACTGGCAGAGAAAGGGGCTATCTTGGTCGCCTCCGCAGGCAATGAGAATGTCTCGGCCGGCCCCTATCCTGCCGCCGCCGAGCATGTCCTTGCTGTTGCCGCCGTAGAGAGCGACCGCACCAAGAGTAAGTACTCCAACTACGGCCCCTGGGTCGATGTGGTCGCCCCGGGAACGGGAATGGAGAGCTCCTGGTGGCAAGGCGGCTACGCCCGCTGGTCAGGAACCTCGTTTGCCACTCCCTGCGTCGCTGCCGAGGCCGCCTTTATTCTCGCAAGCTATCCCAAGCTGAAGTCCGATGACATCGAGAGCTGTATTCGCAGCTCTGCTCTCTCCGTTGACGAGGCAAACCCAGCACTCACCGGGCAGCTCGGTAAAGGTCTGGTTCAGTTTCGTGCGGCACTGGTGAAGGCAAAAGATAAATAATCAGAGCCTGTATTTTTCCTAAGGCACGTGGTCTCTCTTACTGCGAATCTACATTTTGGAGTAAGACGATGAAACGACTGACAGCGATCTGTGTACTTTTAGGAGCGATAAGCCTTGTTGGCTGTGGCGGCGGTGGAAGTGGCAGCAGCTCCACAGGAACCCGTAAGGTGGCAGTGCTCGCCACCGATAGCTTCCGCGAGGACTACGACCAGGTCTGGGCGACGATCTACAAAGTGGAGCTGCTTCCCGAAGGGGGTGGCGCTCCGATCGTGGTCTTCGATGATCCCACGGGTCGCCAGATCGACCTCAAGACGCTCAGGGATGCAACCGGAGCCCGCTTCGCTTTTCTCGGTGATGCCAGTGTCCCCGCGGGGAACTACACCGGAGTGCGCTTTGCACTGGGCTCCGAGATGCGCCTAGTTGAGCACGGCAAAACAGTCGTAGAACCGATGCCTTTGTCGAGCACTCTCCCACTCGATGGCGCGGGTCATCCGCAAGTGACGGTAAACTTCCCGGCACCTCGTGCCCTAGGGAGTACAGGTGATCCGGTGGTGATCGACTTCGACCTGGCGAACTTTATCCTGAAAGACGGCAAGCTCACGCCCTCGGTGGTGGAAGGCGACCATAGCGGCCTCTCCGACCCCAGCCGCCATGAGCATGAGGACTACAAGGGGGCGGTGAGCGAGCTCTCCGGAAGCGCCCCCTCCCAGACCTTTGTCCTCAACCGGGGCCGTGGGATGAGCGTGACGGTTGCCACGACCGCCGCAACCGCGATCTACGGCAGCGGTAGTCTAGACAATGGCAAGGTTGTCGAGGTGACGGGGCGCTACAACCCAACAACCGACCGACTGGTCGCCACCAAGATCGAGGTCAAGGGAGCTGGCGAGGACAGCAACGAGAGTGAGGGAAGCCACGCCCCTGAGATCAAGGGAAGCGTCGGTTCCGTCTCGGCCACAGCGGGAACGTTCTCGGTAACACTGCGCAAGGCCAAGGGCTTCGCCCCCAACGTGACGACCATCAACGTAGTCACCTCTCCAACAACCATCTTCCGCACCGACGGCGGCCGCACAAAGACCTCGGCGGAGTTCTTTGCTCTCCTAACGGGGGCGGCAAAGGTCGAGGTCGAGGGCACCTACGATGCCGCTACCAATACCCTCACCGCAGCCAAGGCCAAGGTTGAGAACGAGAGCAACGATGGCGGCTGGGAAAATGAGAGCCACCACGACCAAGACGACCACAACGGCGATGGGAAAGTGGATGGCAACGACGATTAGATGAGCCAGTGTGCCAGGGAGACGTTCGCTTCCCTGGCACCTCTGAGGAGGTCTTCTATGGAGAAGTGGAAAAGGTTCTACCTCTTGCGAGTTGCGTCTTATGGCTCGGTCTCGGTAGCCCTAGTTGGTCACAAGTTCTGTACTCACAAGCCCCCATTACGGTAGGGGCCACACTGATCCAATCGTCCTGGTTTGCCCCCGATGGCCTCGACTCCGATGTCTACACCTGGGACAGCTTCCTGTTGACATCCACAGCCGATATCGCAAAGATCGACTGGCGTGGTAGTGCCTCGGCGACAAAAAACTTCAACATCGCCATCTATCCCTCTATCGCAGGGGGTAGCCAGCCCCTAGTGCCCACACCAGATACCAATGGTAACACAGCCCTTGCCGCCTACAACGTGGCTGGCTTAGCAGGAGCTTCTGTAGGAACCTTCAATGGCATCGCGATGTACGATTACCATTTCGATCTGCCAACAACCTTCCAGGCGCAAGCAAATACCAAGTACTGGCTTCGTATTCTCGGGGATGATGGTAGCTGAGGCTGGGTAAGTGCCACAGGGGGAGATGGGCGTAATTTCCAATACTATACGGGCCTCTCCTTACAACCCTTCATTTTTCTCTGGCGGGTAGGAGGGGCTTGAAGCGGATGGCAGGGGCCATTAGTAGGTCCAATCAGCTCTTCGGAACCGACGGGCGTTTAGGGAGAGGCACCCAGCGCGTGGTAAGCCATGGCTAGTAGATATCGTTCCAGCATCGTCCCATTCGGCTTCGTGAGGGCCACCAAAGATTCCCCCTTGGAACTGTCACCGCGTCAGAGTCCGCGCTTACTTTTCTGGATCAGACTCGAACCTCCATTGAGGCGCTGCTCTCGCGCCATGTCTCTGGTACAGACTACGGCGAGGAGCACGAGGAAACAGTCCAAAGCAATGAAGAGGGCATCCTGAATCAGAGATTTGCCTGTAGCATCTACAAGCTCTGGCGTCGCCTCCCCCACGTTGGCAGCGACAAGATATGGATCACGACCTCCCTGCGCGAGGGCTGGACCTCGGTGACACTCAGCGAAGATGCAGGGCACTTCATCTGATACCCCCTGAAATAATAGAGAATCTCCCCGCAGAGCATCAACTTTGTCAATTCAAATTGACAAAGTTGCCTCGTTGGCAAGGGGGCAATCAGGTGACGAAAAATCACATCACAACAACCAGTGAATATATCCCACGACATCACCAAGGTTTTCAGTTACAGAAACTAAACCATCAAAAAAAATCCTCTCTTTTTCCCACAGATGATAAGAAAATAGAAGAGTGTGAGTTATAATGACTAGCAATCCAGACAGGCAATCTGGAGTTCGTTCTCCGAGGGCGAGGGGAAGCCATTCCCTCAATTAGGCAAAAGCATATGGCTAGCAGGGCTAAAACAACTGAAGATTTGACAGCGACACAAGCAGCGCAGGTGCTTGGTGTTTCTGCGGAGACTCTCCGTCGTATGGATCGGCGGGGAGACCTTAGTCCTTCCAAGCGAATCGGCAATCGGCGTATCTACACCCCAGACGATATCAGCCGCCTCCGCGAGCTGCTCGGTGGCAAGCGCCGTAAGGTGAGCGCCACTATCGCCCTCGTCAACCAAAAGGGTGGAGTTGGCAAAACGACAGTGGCAATCAACCTAGGGGGAGCATTGGCAACTCAGGGCTACCGCGTCCTGATCATTGACTTCGACCCTCAAGCAAACTGCTCCTTTGGTCTGGATGTCCTCTGGAACGACATTGAATCATCTATCGCAGATGTGATTGGATTTGAGGCAGCAGGTCCTTCAAAGACCCTTACCGAAGTCATTCGTCGCGTGAGCTACCATCCTAACCTCTACCTTGCTCCATCCCACTTGAACCTAGCCGCTGCTGAGATGATGTTGCACAGTGCTATGGGGCGTGAGCTTAAGCTCGACAAAGCACTTGATAGTGTGCGCAGTGACTACGACTTTATTCTAATTGATGCACCGCCCTCTCTTGGTCTACTCTCGATCAACGCTATGGTGGCAGCAGATGCCTTGCTTGTCCCTATCGATGGAGCCTTCGCTCTTGAGGGAGTTCGTCAACTCCTGAATACTCGCAAAGGCTGCGCCGAGCTCTCACGCCATCCCATCCATGTCCTTGGAGCGGTTCTCAACCGGCAACGAACTATTACTGCTAACTCCGCCGCAATCCGCGATATGGCTGTCCAAATCTTTGGACGCCGGATGTTTGATACGGTCATCCCAGAGCGTACTGCTGTAGATGGATCAACAGCAGCCCGCCAGCCCATCGTTTTCTCGCGCCAGCCAGAGGCAGATCCTTATTTTGAACTTGCTGAGGAGGTGACGCGAAGTGTCGCAGAAATCGTTGGCAACTAGCTCATCGGATCGTACCGCGCGGCTAACTCTTGGACTTGCACAGACAGCGGCGGCGGCATCGGCTCTGCTCGAGGAAGGGGATCGTCGTCATGCAGGTATCCCTGAGGATGCACGGGACCTCCTCCTCGATGATATTGAGCCTGACCCTCTGCAACCACGGCGCACCTTTGAGGAACCAGAGCTACGAGCTCTAGCAGAAGATATTGCAAGGCGTGGAGTTATCTCCGCCATCCTAGTACGTCCGCCCGTTCTCCCGCTGGGCAAGTATCGCCTTGTCTGTGGGGAGCGTCGCTGGCGAGCGTCTCGTATGGCAGGCTTGGTGCGCATTCCAGCACGAGTTCGTGAGCTGCGCGATGACGAAGTTCGAGCAGCACAGCTTGCAGAAAACATCCTTCGTGCAGATCTCAACGATATCGAGAAAGGGCGCTCTCTGCGAGAGCTCTACGATATTCGCAAAGAAGAGAATGCTCGCACTACCTGGGAAGCAGTCGCAGAAGAAGTAGGACTTGGCCGTGCTCGCATCCATGATCTGTTCCATCTAGCAAGCCTTCCTATGTCTATAGCGACGTTGATTGAATCCGGACGGCTCTCTGGTAGCCACGGTATTGCTCTCCAACGTGCCCAGGCCCAACTAGGCGAAGAGACAGTCATCCAGCTCGCCCAAGAAGCCGCACGCCCCGAAGGTCGTCGCACAGGTAGCTTTGGCCTCTCCGTTGTCGCACTTCGCGAGCGTATCCAGTTTCTTCTAAAGGGTGAGGCTACTCCTGAGCCAGAAGTAGCCCCCGTTGCAAAAGTAGCACGTCCCTTTATCCAGAAGACCCTCCAGGCAATCACTGCAGGAAAGCTCAAACAAGAAGAGTACGCGGAGCTCCTTCGTGCCCTGGAGAGCTATCAAGCAGCCTCCTCAGAAACGGAGGAGGCAGACCAATGAAGCAAAACGCAAGATGGCCGAGCCATCGACAACACCCTGAAACATCAGCGGGGAGGATTACGATCCTCCCCGCTGATGTTTTTAGAGCTCACGTAGCTGTCGGGGGATGTCCCCCGACAGCACGGAGAACCTTAAGGATGTCACGCCCCACTACCTGCACCTCAACTTTGTCAATTCAAATTGACAAAGTTGCCCCAAATCGAGAGTTTTCCATGTACGACGAAAGACCACGACAGAAGCAACTCGTTGAAAAAACATCGTGTGATGTCCCCCGATATTTTTCTGCACTTCGACGACAGAAACGGAGAGCCTCAGGCTTTCCAGAAGGGAGGATATCGTGAGCGACTTTGAAGGCTTCCAACCGCTAGAGGCCAACTTTACCCCAACTCCTAATCAATTCTTTGACTACGTCGTGCCAAACTTTCCGCCGTGTGTTGTCTCGGTTGTTGCCACCATCATTCGAGCAACTCTAGGCTGGACAGATCCTCTCACGGGAGAGAAACGCATTGAGGCAGAGCTGTCTGTAGCAGATATTCAGCGCCGGGCTAAGCTCTCACGCAACTCTGCACGAGATGGTATCCGAGGGGCTTTGACAGCAAAGTTGATCATCGAGACGGCGGAAACCTATGCCACAAGTGGTGCCCGCTATGCTCTACGCTGGAGTGATGAAGCACGCCAGCGGGCTGCTATTGAGCGTCAACGCAGAGCCCTTGACGATGCACCAAGCAAACCAAAAACATCCCTGCGGGAGGGAGATGAGGGAGGGGGTCAAAAATTGACCGGGTCAAAATCTGACCCGGTCAAAAATTGCCCCCCATATAAAGAAAGAAATTCCCAGAAAAAGAAAGATACGGATGTATCTGTAAAGAAATCGTTGAACGTTAGCGAGGCCGAAGTACCAAGCCCAGCTCCCTCAACGCCCAACGAGGGGGGAAGGGGCATATATGCCATACGAGATAAAGCCGTCTCAGAGCTCATCGCCCTGACAGGAGACGAAGGGAGCCTACGGCGATTTCAGCAGCTCTGGGAGATCGCGGAAGGGAAAGGAACGCTCGAAGCCTGGAACGCGGCTCTACGAGCCACACGAAGGCGTCTGAGTGGCAATGCAAGGCAAGCCTTAGACCGCCCAGGAGCCTACTTCGACAGGATCTGCGTTCAGGAGCTGGAAAAGCGTGAAGTCTTCGTTCCCACCATTGCGGAGAAGCAGGCTGATCTTGGCGTGGGCAATGCCATTCGCCAGGGACTCTTTGGAGGTGAAGATAGACTTGGTGGCGAGGAGAGCCTTCTCGCCGAGGAAGAGGAGCCAGCGCCACAAGAGGCGATCACAGAGGTGGTTGCGCCGCCGCTCACGGCTACCGAACTCGCCGCCGAGCTGGCTGTGCTGGAGAGCCAGGGGGGGGCACCCTACGAAGCCTTCCTGAGCTTCTGTGAGGCCGAGCGCAAGCGCTATGAAGCCGAGATGGGAAAAGTCAGCCAGGCGAGCCGAGAGCGCCTCCTAGCCGTCTTTGATCGCCCTGAGAAGAGGCGCGACTTGTACAAAAAGTGGAAGGCAGCAGGTCAAGCTCTATGACAAACCTATCCCCTGTGACGAATCTACGCTGCACGAAAAAGCTCTTGGATCGCTTGAAGCTACCCGCCAAACAATCCAAGCCCGGCACCCCTACGGCGTCAACTGCGAAGCTGGGAGACTGGTATGCAACCTACCTTCCTCTCCGCCCAAAGCACCTGGTGCTGGCCATCAGCCAGAGAGCAAGGCTGGCAGTACTCTTCCCCGCCGCGCCCCTACAGACACTGCCTGCGCGCTTCCTGGAAGCCGTACGACACCGACTAGAAGCGCTCTGCATCTCATCGGAGGCCATCGAGCAGGAGCTCGCCGCGATGGGAGAGGTTCAGATTCTACCCACGGGAGCAGATCGGTGCCGTGCCACCATGGGAACCATGACCCAGTTCCTTCAGGTGATTGACTACAGCCAAGAGCGTCAGGAGCATCCTGAGGAGATCGCGCTCTACCTGGGACGCTACCTAGTGGGAATCACCGGTCAGAGAGACTACTTCCGGCCTAATAACGTTGCGCGTGAACTACTCGACCCAGCCACCGTGCTTGAGGAGTCGCGCTATGCCCTCCAGCTTTGCGTGACGATCCAGGAATCAGATCCCCCGATCTGGCGGCGTTTGCTGGTTCCTGCCTCACTGAGCCTGCACC includes:
- a CDS encoding S8 family serine peptidase — protein: MAKPSLALGLLALVALVSGCGGGGASPSPTPTPTPTPPAGNRSTVLVRPQTGVSITALASRYGATVEEQVPGSNIYALIGSDDLKTRLSSDSEVLSAEDDDEVLAPEPANGDPFHFPTDFQADPLTSFDTNLRGMIDAPPGSFGRGRAGGAPIIVAVLDTGVSRAHPALQGRLLPGYNGITGSSDEGEVADGTHNRGMGHGTMVAGVIARLAPDAKILPIRVLNADGVGSLLSITKGIEYALANGARVINLSCGIGRRSDVLDDVFSGLAEKGAILVASAGNENVSAGPYPAAAEHVLAVAAVESDRTKSKYSNYGPWVDVVAPGTGMESSWWQGGYARWSGTSFATPCVAAEAAFILASYPKLKSDDIESCIRSSALSVDEANPALTGQLGKGLVQFRAALVKAKDK
- a CDS encoding IS1096 element passenger TnpR family protein → MTNLRCTKKLLDRLKLPAKQSKPGTPTASTAKLGDWYATYLPLRPKHLVLAISQRARLAVLFPAAPLQTLPARFLEAVRHRLEALCISSEAIEQELAAMGEVQILPTGADRCRATMGTMTQFLQVIDYSQERQEHPEEIALYLGRYLVGITGQRDYFRPNNVARELLDPATVLEESRYALQLCVTIQESDPPIWRRLLVPASLSLHQLHHVIQSAFSWKGCHLHEFTIGEDDAALTYGIRYQFALDLDGGPDRSDQTLSLFRALPEVGSQLRYVYDLGDYWCHEVVLEECVESEVKWPRCLAGERCGPPEDCGGIGSYQEILAALAGGSSPVSQRELFEWLEWAGPSFDPTAFDLAVTNRGLSYD
- a CDS encoding DUF4382 domain-containing protein, which produces MKRLTAICVLLGAISLVGCGGGGSGSSSTGTRKVAVLATDSFREDYDQVWATIYKVELLPEGGGAPIVVFDDPTGRQIDLKTLRDATGARFAFLGDASVPAGNYTGVRFALGSEMRLVEHGKTVVEPMPLSSTLPLDGAGHPQVTVNFPAPRALGSTGDPVVIDFDLANFILKDGKLTPSVVEGDHSGLSDPSRHEHEDYKGAVSELSGSAPSQTFVLNRGRGMSVTVATTAATAIYGSGSLDNGKVVEVTGRYNPTTDRLVATKIEVKGAGEDSNESEGSHAPEIKGSVGSVSATAGTFSVTLRKAKGFAPNVTTINVVTSPTTIFRTDGGRTKTSAEFFALLTGAAKVEVEGTYDAATNTLTAAKAKVENESNDGGWENESHHDQDDHNGDGKVDGNDD
- a CDS encoding CHAT domain-containing protein; the encoded protein is MSEPSLAQQAGSLRQEAQQLRAQGRHVEALVAYDRVAACARAAQDPVLEAQLLIGKIDSLGVLGREDEGISLGRELAATLFVAGYEEDAARAGMNIANLLYRQDRHSEALAEFDICSEVFASRASRALLARAEANAANCLSCLGRLAEAQERLTRAREGFLAEGLEPLAAMAEANQGYLHFLAGSYGPALTALSHARAVFQATSGMELEAAKCTADRADVYHALQLLPEASHDYTEALAALELPYEAARARLGRASVRLALGETALALNDLEGAELTFRAQKNHFFLGRIALLRAQVTGEVREAQKAVRLFVRSGQQGWAAEARLLLAGDSPRKLLAIVRTAKNWSRGWLECRAWRALASVYAQRGKPNDAIQARREAVTVFESVRTQLAAPEELHVSFLTDKAQLYMELIDALLERGRTADRAEALLVLERSRSRLVLERLAQAAPSALPTSERLARLRHELSEAYQRLNGFPDESRRFGGVPTTEALRALEETYHQALHEEELHQSATLPTTALTIQLDTLALKPDEALIAYYGTADFVHAFVLRAGEPIAFLPKLCPQRALVLAGRRLRFHLQRPRTSGVGEVESILGELYDLIFRPLKPLLSNKEKLVFVPHSSVQGLPLAALWDGVEPLTERFECTLATGIALWKEREPLSSPHDAEVLVMGLDAPEIPAALDEARQVAACFSDPHLCLGEAATGEAFTRLAPHCQIIHLATHALFRADNPLFSGLQLADGWLLAHDLYGLRLSAQTVTLSACQTGLATTVGGSESFGLVRAFLAAGAQSIVASLWNADDATTRLLMERFYEQVKQGHTPSGALRSAQQAIRMHFPHPYHWAAFQVFCG
- a CDS encoding AAA family ATPase translates to MTATQAAQVLGVSAETLRRMDRRGDLSPSKRIGNRRIYTPDDISRLRELLGGKRRKVSATIALVNQKGGVGKTTVAINLGGALATQGYRVLIIDFDPQANCSFGLDVLWNDIESSIADVIGFEAAGPSKTLTEVIRRVSYHPNLYLAPSHLNLAAAEMMLHSAMGRELKLDKALDSVRSDYDFILIDAPPSLGLLSINAMVAADALLVPIDGAFALEGVRQLLNTRKGCAELSRHPIHVLGAVLNRQRTITANSAAIRDMAVQIFGRRMFDTVIPERTAVDGSTAARQPIVFSRQPEADPYFELAEEVTRSVAEIVGN
- a CDS encoding ParB/RepB/Spo0J family partition protein, with product MSQKSLATSSSDRTARLTLGLAQTAAAASALLEEGDRRHAGIPEDARDLLLDDIEPDPLQPRRTFEEPELRALAEDIARRGVISAILVRPPVLPLGKYRLVCGERRWRASRMAGLVRIPARVRELRDDEVRAAQLAENILRADLNDIEKGRSLRELYDIRKEENARTTWEAVAEEVGLGRARIHDLFHLASLPMSIATLIESGRLSGSHGIALQRAQAQLGEETVIQLAQEAARPEGRRTGSFGLSVVALRERIQFLLKGEATPEPEVAPVAKVARPFIQKTLQAITAGKLKQEEYAELLRALESYQAASSETEEADQ